One Nodosilinea sp. FACHB-141 DNA segment encodes these proteins:
- a CDS encoding plasmid segregation centromere-binding protein ParR, with protein sequence MTSGWHYGFRIRVMVLKWLRQTKKLVLFRQSELDQYLLAAVKAELDRQPGLSFSGLCKEALHQLLLSNHSYPSQTSADKRIESLEVQLLSVEQRFFAQEKNRLERLEAQIQQLALQMTQLGGTVSPVPVSPQPVSDDVHYAEEVEEVPEDPVLARLSGLIDDF encoded by the coding sequence TTGACCAGTGGGTGGCACTATGGTTTCAGGATAAGAGTAATGGTATTGAAGTGGTTACGCCAGACAAAAAAGTTGGTTCTTTTTCGCCAAAGTGAGCTTGATCAATATCTATTAGCGGCTGTGAAAGCTGAGCTAGATAGACAACCGGGCTTGAGTTTTAGCGGCCTTTGTAAAGAAGCTCTCCACCAGCTTTTGCTGAGTAATCACTCTTACCCTAGTCAAACATCAGCGGACAAACGAATTGAGAGCCTTGAGGTCCAGCTGCTCAGCGTAGAGCAGCGTTTTTTTGCCCAAGAGAAAAACCGGTTAGAGCGATTAGAGGCTCAGATACAGCAGTTGGCTCTCCAGATGACTCAACTGGGGGGCACTGTTTCTCCTGTCCCAGTTTCTCCCCAGCCAGTCTCAGACGATGTGCACTATGCAGAAGAGGTCGAAGAGGTGCCTGAA
- a CDS encoding ParM/StbA family protein has translation MTMSQAASIPMNQTSPVRTTGDAAAPKENIVSSKSILSVDLGRTSTKTSISRDPSGVVFIPANVKHLSIEQVQGGAFEARATDPLSDIWMVYQGSGYAMGQLAEDFGANLGVGQSKVNDALVKVLACVGYFQMRDETSVVLGLPYHSQDQFEREKEQLMSLLLGPHVMSYRGEPITININKVWVMPEGYGSILWNEVQEKKDINVDFTKLPVAIVDIGHQTTDCIMVDNFRFARGVSRSEAFAMSQFYEQVAAQIEGADSQSLALIAAVNQPQGQRFYRPRGANRPTNLDDILPNLKENFSREMCNRLLAWLPERVTDVILTGGGGEFFWEDIQRLLREAKINAHLATPSRQANALGQYIYGEAQMASARAARTAA, from the coding sequence ATGACCATGTCACAAGCTGCTTCTATACCGATGAACCAGACTTCGCCAGTGAGAACTACAGGCGATGCCGCAGCACCTAAGGAAAACATTGTGTCGTCCAAATCTATTCTCAGTGTCGATTTGGGGCGAACTTCTACAAAAACTTCTATCAGCCGCGATCCTAGTGGTGTTGTCTTCATTCCGGCGAATGTCAAACATCTGTCGATAGAACAAGTGCAGGGAGGCGCATTCGAGGCCCGTGCAACGGATCCTCTATCTGACATTTGGATGGTTTACCAGGGTAGCGGCTATGCCATGGGACAGCTGGCAGAAGATTTTGGCGCTAATTTAGGGGTAGGCCAATCTAAAGTCAACGATGCTTTGGTCAAGGTTTTGGCCTGTGTCGGTTACTTTCAGATGCGAGATGAAACTTCGGTAGTTCTGGGGCTGCCTTATCATTCCCAAGATCAGTTTGAGCGCGAGAAAGAGCAGCTGATGAGCTTGCTGCTGGGGCCGCATGTGATGAGCTATCGGGGTGAACCGATTACTATTAACATCAACAAGGTTTGGGTCATGCCCGAGGGGTATGGCAGCATTCTGTGGAATGAGGTGCAAGAGAAGAAAGACATTAACGTTGACTTTACTAAGCTGCCGGTCGCGATCGTAGATATTGGGCACCAAACCACCGACTGCATCATGGTCGATAACTTTAGGTTTGCTCGTGGCGTTTCGAGAAGTGAAGCGTTTGCCATGAGCCAGTTTTATGAGCAGGTGGCAGCCCAAATTGAGGGAGCTGATAGTCAGTCTTTAGCGTTAATCGCGGCTGTAAATCAGCCTCAAGGGCAACGATTTTACCGCCCGCGGGGAGCTAATCGGCCCACTAACTTAGATGATATTTTGCCCAACCTCAAAGAGAATTTCTCGCGAGAGATGTGCAACCGATTGTTGGCCTGGTTGCCAGAGCGAGTTACAGATGTCATTCTCACCGGTGGTGGTGGCGAATTCTTTTGGGAAGATATTCAGCGCTTGCTGAGAGAGGCCAAGATCAATGCTCACCTCGCTACGCCGAGCCGACAAGCTAACGCCCTAGGGCAGTATATTTATGGGGAAGCCCAAATGGCGTCGGCCCGTGCGGCCCGTACGGCAGCTTAG
- the groL gene encoding chaperonin GroEL (60 kDa chaperone family; promotes refolding of misfolded polypeptides especially under stressful conditions; forms two stacked rings of heptamers to form a barrel-shaped 14mer; ends can be capped by GroES; misfolded proteins enter the barrel where they are refolded when GroES binds): protein MAKTITYNEDARRALERGFDILAEAVAVTLGPKGRNVVLEKKYGAPQIINDGITIAKEIELDDHIENTAVSLLRQAASKTNDAAGDGTTTATVLGHAIVKEGLRNVAAGANAISLKRGIDKATAFLVEKIAEHARPVGDSKSIAQVGAISAGNDDEVGQMIANAMDKVGREGVISLEEGKSMTTELEVTEGMRFDKGYLSPYFVTDTERMEAVLDEPYILITDKKIALVQDLVPVLEQVARSGKPLMIIAEDIEKEALATLVVNRMRGVLNVAAVKAPGFGDRRKAMLEDIAVLTGGQVISEDTGLKLDNVKVDMLGSARRITITKDTTTVVAEGNEQQVKARCEQIRRQIDETESTYDKEKLQERLAKLSGGVAVIKVGAATETEMKDRKLRLEDAINATKAAVEEGIVPGGGTTLAHLAPQLEAWASDNLSGEELLGAQIVTRALTAPLSRIAENAGFNGAVIVEQVKEKDFNIGYDAANNQFVDMFEAGIVDPAKVTRSGLQNAASIASMVLTTECIVVDKPEPKAPAAGAGAGMGGDFDY from the coding sequence ATGGCTAAAACGATCACCTACAACGAAGATGCCCGTCGCGCTCTAGAGCGTGGCTTCGACATTTTGGCTGAAGCCGTGGCCGTTACCCTCGGCCCCAAAGGCCGCAACGTGGTGCTAGAGAAAAAGTACGGCGCACCTCAAATCATCAACGACGGCATCACCATTGCTAAAGAAATTGAGCTAGACGACCATATTGAAAATACCGCCGTCTCTCTGCTGCGCCAGGCTGCAAGCAAGACCAATGACGCTGCTGGCGACGGCACCACCACCGCTACGGTGCTGGGTCATGCGATCGTTAAAGAAGGCCTGCGCAACGTCGCCGCTGGAGCCAACGCGATCTCGCTGAAGCGCGGCATCGACAAAGCCACCGCCTTCCTGGTTGAGAAAATTGCTGAGCACGCCCGTCCCGTTGGCGACTCCAAGTCGATCGCCCAGGTCGGTGCCATCTCCGCCGGCAATGACGACGAAGTTGGCCAAATGATTGCCAACGCCATGGATAAAGTCGGTCGCGAAGGCGTCATCTCCCTCGAAGAAGGCAAGTCGATGACTACCGAACTGGAGGTCACCGAGGGTATGCGCTTCGACAAGGGTTACCTGTCACCCTACTTCGTCACCGACACCGAGCGCATGGAAGCGGTGCTGGATGAGCCCTACATCTTGATCACCGACAAGAAAATTGCCCTGGTACAGGATCTGGTGCCCGTGCTGGAGCAAGTCGCTCGCTCCGGCAAGCCCCTGATGATCATCGCCGAAGATATTGAGAAAGAGGCACTGGCTACTCTGGTGGTGAACCGCATGCGCGGTGTGCTGAACGTGGCCGCTGTGAAAGCGCCTGGGTTCGGCGATCGCCGTAAGGCCATGCTCGAAGATATCGCCGTGCTCACTGGCGGTCAGGTGATCTCTGAGGACACTGGCCTCAAGCTCGACAACGTGAAAGTGGATATGCTGGGCAGCGCCCGTCGCATCACCATCACCAAAGACACCACCACCGTTGTGGCTGAAGGCAATGAGCAGCAGGTCAAAGCTCGCTGCGAGCAGATCCGTCGTCAGATTGACGAGACCGAGTCGACCTACGACAAAGAGAAGCTGCAAGAGCGCCTGGCTAAGCTCTCTGGCGGTGTGGCCGTAATCAAGGTCGGTGCTGCCACCGAAACCGAGATGAAGGACCGCAAGCTGCGCCTCGAAGACGCCATCAACGCCACCAAGGCAGCGGTGGAAGAGGGCATCGTCCCTGGCGGCGGTACCACCCTGGCTCACCTGGCACCCCAGCTCGAAGCCTGGGCCAGCGACAACCTCAGCGGCGAAGAGCTGCTGGGTGCCCAAATCGTCACTCGCGCCCTCACCGCCCCCCTTAGCCGCATCGCTGAGAACGCGGGCTTCAACGGTGCCGTCATCGTTGAGCAGGTGAAGGAGAAAGACTTCAACATCGGCTATGACGCGGCCAACAACCAGTTTGTCGATATGTTCGAGGCTGGCATTGTGGACCCCGCCAAGGTGACTCGCTCTGGCCTGCAGAACGCGGCCTCCATCGCCTCGATGGTGCTAACCACCGAGTGCATTGTGGTCGACAAGCCTGAGCCTAAGGCTCCTGCCGCTGGCGCTGGCGCTGGCATGGGCGGCGACTTCGACTACTAA
- the groES gene encoding co-chaperone GroES produces the protein MAAVTLSVSTVKPLGDRILVKVSEAEEKTAGGILLPDTAKEKPQVGEVVQVGPGKRDDNGSFQPVEVKVGDKVLYSKYAGTDIKLGTDDYVLLRESDILAALG, from the coding sequence ATGGCCGCAGTCACCCTGAGTGTGTCTACTGTGAAGCCTCTGGGCGATCGCATTTTGGTCAAGGTCAGCGAAGCTGAAGAAAAAACTGCTGGCGGCATTTTGCTGCCCGACACCGCTAAAGAAAAGCCCCAGGTGGGTGAAGTGGTGCAGGTCGGCCCCGGCAAGCGCGATGACAATGGCTCGTTCCAGCCTGTGGAAGTCAAAGTCGGCGACAAGGTGCTCTACTCCAAGTACGCCGGCACTGACATCAAGCTCGGCACCGATGACTACGTGCTGCTGCGCGAGTCTGATATTCTAGCTGCCCTTGGCTAG
- a CDS encoding Dethiobiotin synthetase produces the protein MDFETSREFVVRQTLGTREDLPDTFIACLRQGKPPVPGQVTSLLLALKALFEGLKNEPTLDRTLTQALFILSYESRQLYAQGQKAGVVWPPLLDEDLGRIGKAAQSIVFGEWQG, from the coding sequence ATGGATTTTGAAACCTCTCGCGAATTTGTCGTCCGCCAAACCCTTGGCACCCGCGAAGACCTGCCCGATACCTTTATCGCTTGCCTGCGCCAGGGCAAACCGCCCGTGCCTGGGCAGGTCACCTCTCTGCTGCTCGCCCTCAAGGCGCTGTTTGAAGGCCTAAAGAACGAACCCACCCTCGATCGCACCCTCACCCAGGCCCTTTTCATCCTCTCCTACGAAAGCCGCCAGCTCTACGCCCAGGGGCAAAAGGCTGGCGTTGTGTGGCCACCGCTGCTCGACGAAGACCTAGGGCGAATTGGGAAAGCAGCGCAGTCGATTGTGTTTGGGGAGTGGCAGGGGTGA
- a CDS encoding DegT/DnrJ/EryC1/StrS aminotransferase family protein yields MTIPSPLAAPLAVPFVDLTWQHGPLQETIQGVINAVITQGDFVLGQALADFEANFALACGTQFGVGVGCGTDAIALGLIACGVASGDEVILPANTFVATLMGVLRSGATPVFVDCDRTTALMDLDAAERAITPRTRAILPVHLYGQMVSPQGLLDLAHRHQLIIFEDAAQAHLAQREGYTAGSIGLGAAFSFYPSKNLGALGDGGMFVTGDGLVAGTARSLRNYGATSKYYHTEPQGTNSRLDTMQAAVLNVKLPYLPGWNQARYAIAQHYDRRLAPLVEHGILPMHNDAGPGHIYHLYVVRITDTCPSDRAHLQAQLANAGIQTGIHYPIPCHLQPAFSALGYGPGSFPQAEALSQEILSLPMYPGMTFEQVDYVVDAMVEAVTAAKSVGVLQAVSG; encoded by the coding sequence ATGACCATCCCTTCTCCACTGGCAGCTCCTTTAGCGGTTCCTTTTGTCGATTTGACCTGGCAGCATGGGCCGTTGCAGGAGACCATTCAGGGGGTAATTAACGCCGTTATCACCCAGGGAGACTTTGTGCTGGGCCAGGCATTAGCTGACTTTGAGGCGAACTTTGCCTTGGCCTGCGGCACGCAGTTTGGGGTAGGGGTCGGCTGCGGCACCGATGCGATCGCCCTCGGTCTGATCGCCTGTGGTGTTGCCTCCGGCGACGAGGTGATCTTGCCCGCTAATACCTTTGTGGCGACGCTGATGGGGGTGCTGCGGTCAGGGGCGACGCCCGTCTTTGTGGACTGCGATCGCACCACTGCCTTAATGGATCTCGATGCTGCTGAGCGGGCCATCACCCCCCGCACTCGCGCCATTTTGCCCGTACACCTCTATGGCCAAATGGTTTCGCCGCAGGGACTTCTGGATCTGGCCCACCGTCACCAGCTGATTATCTTTGAAGATGCGGCCCAAGCTCACCTAGCCCAACGCGAGGGCTACACCGCCGGTTCCATCGGCCTGGGGGCTGCCTTTAGCTTTTATCCCAGCAAGAACCTTGGCGCGTTGGGTGACGGGGGCATGTTTGTCACAGGCGACGGGCTGGTTGCCGGGACGGCGCGATCGCTGCGCAACTATGGCGCCACCAGCAAGTACTACCACACCGAACCCCAGGGTACCAACAGCCGCCTCGATACCATGCAAGCCGCTGTGCTCAACGTTAAACTCCCCTATTTACCGGGGTGGAATCAGGCTCGCTATGCGATCGCCCAGCACTACGATCGCCGCCTTGCCCCCCTGGTTGAGCACGGCATCCTCCCCATGCACAACGATGCTGGCCCCGGCCATATCTACCACCTCTACGTGGTGCGCATCACCGACACCTGCCCCAGCGATCGCGCCCATCTTCAAGCCCAACTCGCCAATGCTGGCATTCAAACCGGCATCCACTACCCCATCCCCTGCCACCTGCAACCCGCCTTTAGCGCCCTCGGCTACGGTCCCGGCAGCTTTCCCCAGGCCGAAGCCCTCAGCCAAGAGATTCTCTCCTTACCCATGTATCCCGGCATGACTTTCGAACAGGTCGATTACGTCGTAGACGCTATGGTTGAAGCAGTAACCGCCGCTAAGTCTGTCGGTGTTTTGCAAGCCGTGAGTGGGTAG
- the crtB gene encoding cyanoexosortase B: protein MPSLRRYLTPPWAIAALLAILYGPLLLHWVDGWLNKSISIQHEYFSHGLLGLPFAAYIAWGKRQAWGELPNRCHPLGLSLVGLAGLMYLTRLPDWMNLSLPIMLVGLCLSLKAVEGLRLQAISLILVALATPNQLPYLIEPYVLPLQRLIALVAGFLLVQLGIPVTVENIYLFVNGQTVEVAPHCAGLKMLFTGLYVALMLAYWTGAYTSRLRTALFFSGTVAISVVGNILRNAFLSYFHGTGRDGAFDWLHESWGGDLYSALMLLTIILLLRLIQERVPDRLNLAVQSPSSSV from the coding sequence ATGCCCTCCCTCCGCCGCTACCTCACCCCCCCTTGGGCGATCGCCGCGCTCCTAGCAATCCTCTACGGGCCGCTGCTGCTGCACTGGGTCGATGGCTGGCTGAACAAGTCCATCAGCATTCAGCACGAGTACTTTAGCCACGGGCTGTTGGGGCTGCCCTTTGCTGCCTACATCGCTTGGGGAAAGCGCCAGGCCTGGGGCGAATTGCCAAATCGCTGCCATCCCCTGGGTCTGAGTTTGGTGGGGTTAGCGGGTCTGATGTATCTCACCCGCCTGCCTGACTGGATGAATCTATCGCTGCCGATCATGCTGGTGGGGCTGTGCCTGAGTCTAAAAGCCGTCGAGGGGCTGCGGCTGCAGGCGATTTCTCTCATCTTGGTAGCGCTAGCAACGCCCAACCAGCTGCCTTACTTGATTGAGCCCTACGTTTTGCCCTTGCAGCGTTTGATTGCGTTGGTGGCGGGGTTCTTGCTGGTGCAGCTTGGCATTCCGGTGACGGTCGAGAATATTTATCTGTTCGTGAACGGCCAAACCGTGGAGGTTGCTCCCCATTGCGCCGGGCTCAAAATGCTGTTTACCGGCCTCTACGTCGCTCTGATGCTGGCCTATTGGACTGGGGCCTATACGTCGCGGCTGAGAACAGCTCTTTTCTTTAGCGGCACAGTAGCCATCAGCGTGGTGGGCAACATTCTCCGCAATGCGTTTTTGAGCTACTTCCACGGTACGGGGCGCGATGGCGCTTTTGATTGGCTGCACGAGAGTTGGGGCGGCGACCTCTACTCGGCTCTGATGCTACTCACCATCATCCTGTTGCTGCGACTTATTCAGGAGCGGGTGCCCGATCGCCTCAATTTGGCGGTGCAGTCGCCGTCATCGTCGGTGTAG
- a CDS encoding cyanoexosortase B system-associated protein, with the protein MTPQPSSASLLPSRWVNLVLVVVLTALAGMAIVPAYLSGQWPWANSPQVAQIDQLRALQKEGLTLPGWQQTTVEPVPINRQTWTLVEYRADSPEAQSAPVQQFAVLLYPQPWHSNQPQLEWIDLAGAQKWRIESRRRLKVTSPQTGPVEARFFRAWGDRQSFAIVQWYALPSGGHPSPSHWFWANQWSQLTQHRLTPWVAVSLLLPMEPLGTIDAYQPLAETLTGLIQQQITAATFK; encoded by the coding sequence ATGACCCCTCAGCCTTCGTCTGCTAGCCTGCTCCCCAGCCGCTGGGTCAACTTAGTTTTGGTGGTTGTGCTTACCGCTCTGGCGGGGATGGCGATTGTGCCTGCCTACCTGAGCGGGCAGTGGCCCTGGGCCAACAGCCCCCAAGTCGCCCAAATCGATCAGCTGCGCGCCTTGCAAAAAGAAGGCCTGACCTTGCCCGGCTGGCAGCAAACCACCGTCGAGCCCGTCCCCATCAACCGCCAAACCTGGACCCTGGTAGAGTATCGGGCAGATTCCCCTGAGGCCCAGTCAGCTCCGGTGCAGCAGTTTGCGGTGTTGCTGTACCCCCAGCCCTGGCACAGCAACCAGCCTCAGCTGGAGTGGATCGATCTGGCCGGGGCGCAAAAATGGCGCATTGAGTCGCGGCGCAGGCTCAAGGTTACCTCTCCTCAGACTGGGCCGGTGGAGGCCAGGTTTTTTCGGGCCTGGGGCGATCGCCAGAGCTTTGCGATCGTGCAGTGGTATGCCCTGCCCAGCGGTGGCCATCCGTCGCCCAGCCACTGGTTTTGGGCAAACCAATGGTCCCAGCTCACCCAACACCGACTCACTCCCTGGGTGGCGGTGAGTTTGCTGCTGCCCATGGAGCCTCTAGGCACGATAGATGCCTATCAACCCCTGGCTGAAACCTTAACTGGACTCATTCAGCAACAGATCACCGCTGCGACCTTTAAATGA
- a CDS encoding sigma-70 family RNA polymerase sigma factor, which translates to MTNATNTPPKQPANHGPSYDLVQEFVTAVSYLLMPDEFKGTALYKFLIRFARQWHIANIDLDDVVIEGIKRGVEYILKHDQPIKKPEVWLRQVCLNILRGKVDTTIKDERKVAMATQLAQHPKNPLMESELIEQLEYLEVALNRLSKDDQELIRMKFLYRKTYEQIRQHYKYMAASEDVVVPSAQALRKRESRALERLRKVFLELYEGGASKFY; encoded by the coding sequence ATGACCAACGCCACCAATACCCCCCCAAAGCAGCCCGCTAACCATGGGCCTAGCTATGACTTGGTGCAGGAGTTTGTTACGGCCGTGAGCTATTTGCTCATGCCCGACGAGTTTAAGGGCACCGCACTGTACAAATTTCTAATTCGCTTTGCCCGACAGTGGCACATTGCCAACATTGATCTAGACGATGTGGTGATTGAGGGAATTAAACGGGGAGTTGAGTATATTCTCAAGCATGACCAACCGATAAAAAAGCCAGAGGTTTGGCTGCGTCAGGTCTGCCTAAATATTCTCAGGGGCAAGGTCGACACCACAATTAAGGATGAACGCAAAGTTGCCATGGCAACGCAGCTAGCGCAGCATCCTAAAAACCCGCTGATGGAGTCTGAGCTGATTGAGCAGCTGGAGTATTTAGAAGTTGCCCTAAACCGACTTTCTAAAGACGATCAGGAACTCATTCGCATGAAGTTTCTTTACCGTAAAACCTACGAGCAAATCCGCCAGCATTACAAATACATGGCAGCGTCTGAGGATGTCGTTGTGCCCTCCGCTCAAGCGCTGAGAAAACGTGAATCGCGTGCTCTAGAACGACTGCGCAAAGTATTTCTCGAGTTGTATGAAGGAGGCGCCAGCAAATTTTATTAG